The following coding sequences are from one Methanococcoides orientis window:
- a CDS encoding tetratricopeptide repeat protein, whose translation MGIFKDIFSQTSDKRKLKQMEKAADSVFGKGYVLFEMGRYEEALENYDKAASMLEETHQVLLESDMEEEAKRIEKKARDARFNKCFILFKLQRYEDALEIIDETLIETPEDPKIIFSRGFVLFSISRYEEALEVLDKTIEMQPELPDAWYCKANALYQIERFEDALEAYDKAIEYAGIMNFEFPRYSLLNIDPDPTLKTNAAGVWYAKANTLDKLGRQEEAIEAYRSALEIKKAFPDAWYCLGNCLAEVGRDEDALTAFTNALHIEPDFNAARENKAEILLKLGRAEEAKETLEHEPKTDR comes from the coding sequence ATGGGAATTTTCAAGGATATCTTTAGTCAAACATCTGACAAACGAAAACTAAAGCAGATGGAAAAAGCAGCAGACAGCGTATTTGGAAAAGGTTACGTTCTTTTTGAAATGGGACGCTACGAAGAAGCACTGGAGAATTATGATAAAGCTGCATCTATGTTGGAAGAGACACATCAAGTGCTGCTGGAAAGCGATATGGAAGAAGAAGCAAAGAGGATCGAAAAAAAAGCAAGAGATGCCCGGTTCAACAAATGTTTTATCCTTTTCAAACTTCAGCGATATGAAGATGCACTTGAGATAATCGATGAGACACTAATTGAAACTCCCGAAGACCCAAAGATAATATTCAGCAGAGGATTTGTCCTGTTCAGCATAAGCCGATATGAAGAGGCACTTGAAGTACTTGATAAAACTATTGAGATGCAGCCGGAATTACCTGATGCATGGTACTGCAAGGCGAATGCTCTCTATCAGATAGAACGTTTTGAAGATGCACTTGAAGCATATGACAAGGCTATCGAATATGCAGGCATAATGAATTTTGAATTCCCACGTTATTCCCTGTTGAACATCGATCCCGACCCCACATTAAAGACAAATGCTGCAGGAGTATGGTATGCTAAAGCAAACACCCTTGATAAGCTGGGAAGGCAGGAAGAAGCTATCGAAGCATACAGAAGCGCACTTGAAATAAAAAAAGCATTCCCGGATGCATGGTATTGTCTTGGCAACTGTCTTGCAGAGGTAGGAAGGGATGAGGATGCATTAACGGCTTTTACTAATGCACTTCATATTGAACCGGATTTCAACGCTGCACGTGAGAACAAAGCAGAGATACTCTTAAAACTTGGAAGGGCGGAAGAAGCAAAAGAAACGCTTGAACATGAGCCGAAAACCGATAGGTGA